The following proteins come from a genomic window of Gammaproteobacteria bacterium:
- a CDS encoding nuclear transport factor 2 family protein — MTTELLKPLDIVNAYLEAAIAFDYARARTYLADEGFHYVTPLNEFESADQFIAYAELASPIVQRVESRKVFVNGDDVCHILNVTSQISEKRSSTLVFWANVQDGKIKTLEMIFDAHEYKMLLVLDE; from the coding sequence TTGACTACGGAGCTGCTAAAACCACTGGATATCGTTAATGCATACCTGGAGGCGGCGATAGCTTTCGATTATGCGCGTGCCCGTACTTATCTTGCCGATGAGGGCTTTCACTACGTCACCCCATTAAATGAATTCGAATCTGCCGACCAATTTATTGCTTATGCCGAACTGGCGTCACCCATTGTGCAGCGGGTGGAGTCGCGCAAAGTTTTTGTAAACGGCGATGACGTTTGCCATATTCTCAACGTCACTTCTCAGATCTCGGAAAAGCGTTCAAGTACGCTGGTGTTTTGGGCTAATGTCCAGGATGGAAAAATCAAGACACTAGAGATGATCTTTGATGCGCATGAATATAAGATGTTACTTGTGCTGGATGAATAG
- a CDS encoding transposase — protein sequence MVMYRRNRVPGGTYFFTVTLRDRSSSILVDRIDDLRKVLSSVVRARPFEIAAMVVLPEHFHALWTLPPGDDDYPGRIRLLKSRFTRCAVAAGVVTRRNAKGEYDLWQRRYWEHTIRDDRDFEKHVDYIHWNPVKHGHVTRVADWPYSTFHRYAARGVYPLDWAGDHAQGDSFDE from the coding sequence ATGGTCATGTATCGGCGCAATCGGGTTCCCGGTGGGACCTATTTCTTTACGGTCACATTGCGTGATCGGTCGTCGTCGATCTTGGTGGATCGGATTGATGATCTACGCAAGGTGTTGTCGTCGGTGGTGCGCGCACGTCCGTTTGAAATCGCGGCGATGGTGGTGCTGCCGGAACATTTTCATGCGCTGTGGACACTGCCGCCGGGGGATGACGACTATCCGGGGCGGATACGCCTGTTGAAAAGCCGGTTTACGCGATGCGCCGTAGCGGCGGGGGTGGTCACGCGGCGCAATGCCAAGGGTGAGTACGATCTCTGGCAACGACGCTATTGGGAACACACCATCCGCGACGACCGGGATTTTGAAAAACACGTTGATTACATTCACTGGAATCCCGTGAAACATGGGCATGTCACGCGCGTGGCGGACTGGCCGTATTCCACATTTCACCGCTATGCGGCGCGGGGTGTGTACCCGCTTGACTGGGCGGGCGATCATGCCCAGGGGGATTCCTTTGACGAATAA